A window of the Streptosporangiales bacterium genome harbors these coding sequences:
- a CDS encoding SDR family NAD(P)-dependent oxidoreductase yields the protein MLVTGASKGIGRETVRRFFHTDNAVTELVLLARSSEAFDETLDELAADNPHDKVLHRYDIDLADRDALVALMGEVMHRHEHVEVLVNNAGYTDPKAIQQIDFGSFERTMAVNLYAPFTIVQELLRLGNTFDLVVNIASTAGLGGRPGWLTYSASKSALITMSEVMKEELKIYGTRVVCLSPGRCATDLRRTLAPDEDPSTIMQPGDVAAVIEMLASDTGRFVDSQNLIVRM from the coding sequence ATGCTGGTCACAGGGGCTTCCAAGGGTATCGGACGCGAAACCGTTCGCCGCTTCTTCCACACCGACAACGCGGTGACCGAGCTGGTCCTGCTCGCCCGGTCGTCCGAGGCGTTCGACGAGACCCTCGACGAGCTCGCGGCCGACAACCCGCACGACAAGGTGCTGCACCGCTACGACATCGACCTGGCCGACCGCGACGCCCTCGTCGCGCTGATGGGCGAGGTCATGCACCGGCACGAGCACGTCGAGGTCCTCGTCAACAACGCCGGCTACACCGACCCCAAGGCCATCCAGCAGATCGACTTCGGCTCGTTCGAGCGCACGATGGCGGTCAACCTGTACGCGCCCTTCACGATCGTCCAGGAGCTGCTCAGACTCGGCAACACGTTCGACCTCGTGGTCAACATCGCCTCCACCGCCGGTCTCGGCGGCCGGCCCGGTTGGCTCACCTACTCCGCGTCGAAGTCGGCGCTCATCACCATGTCCGAGGTGATGAAGGAGGAGCTCAAGATCTACGGCACCCGGGTCGTCTGCCTCTCCCCTGGCCGGTGCGCCACCGACCTGCGCCGTACGCTTGCTCCTGACGAGGATCCGTCCACGATCATGCAGCCGGGCGACGTCGCCGCGGTCATCGAGATGCTCGCCTCGGACACCGGACGCTTCGTCGACAGTCAGAACCTCATCGTCAGGATGTGA
- a CDS encoding CDP-glycerol glycerophosphotransferase, which yields MSRRNARSSTIREGLRYVIRRAQNLVRMFGLNALAIASFALLALSPLTWLGFVIGAAALAIAWYRNRTAGLGKAVAARILVTCGLLAAYVPELEDGNDYGLLVAAALLVMLIMHESMIRRVVSSAQFSIANLPGFATRKGAFADPQIVFHANTGMIVLLGAFAVPRLPSWPLMLVSIALVLGVGALLLDARHLRNRSEQTWAELGKALEAYGPAFAVYFSGPLGVLYQFEMWLPYFERLGKPFVVVLRETHAFDTITDLTSAPVVVCHSIASLDNVAVEGLNAAFYVNNGMKNSQFVRLRHLTHIQLLHGDSDKPPSFNPVTGMYDRIFVAGQAGIDRYRKHGIQIPESKFDIVGRPQVETIRVTERSADDSDHKVVLYAPTWRGYSEDVNYCSLPVGKKLLGKLLERDTTIILRAHPFTSKDPASARQLSTLQQMLAADAQKTGRKHLFGAAATTEIGIVECFNRADVLVSDVSSVVSDFLFSEKPFAITDMVDERGEFTDSFPLARAAYVLRRNLSNVDDVLDNLLKTDPLGQVRREARSYYLGDFPADTYADGFIRGARRYL from the coding sequence GTGAGCCGCCGGAATGCGCGCTCCAGCACCATCAGGGAAGGCCTCCGTTACGTGATCCGCCGTGCGCAGAACCTCGTACGCATGTTCGGCCTCAACGCGCTGGCCATCGCCTCGTTCGCTCTCCTCGCCCTGAGCCCGCTCACCTGGCTCGGCTTCGTGATCGGCGCGGCCGCGCTCGCCATCGCCTGGTACCGCAACCGCACGGCCGGGCTGGGCAAGGCCGTCGCCGCGCGCATCCTCGTCACCTGCGGCCTACTCGCGGCGTACGTCCCCGAGCTCGAGGACGGCAACGACTACGGCCTGCTCGTGGCCGCCGCGCTGCTGGTGATGCTGATCATGCACGAGAGCATGATCAGGCGCGTGGTGTCGTCGGCGCAGTTCTCGATCGCCAACCTGCCCGGCTTCGCCACGCGCAAGGGAGCGTTCGCCGACCCGCAGATCGTGTTCCACGCCAACACCGGCATGATCGTGCTGCTCGGCGCGTTCGCCGTGCCGAGGCTGCCGAGCTGGCCGCTGATGCTCGTGAGCATCGCGCTGGTGCTCGGCGTCGGGGCGCTGCTGCTCGACGCGCGACACCTGCGCAACCGCAGCGAGCAGACCTGGGCGGAGCTCGGCAAGGCCCTGGAGGCGTACGGGCCCGCGTTCGCCGTCTACTTCAGCGGGCCGCTCGGCGTGCTCTACCAGTTCGAGATGTGGCTGCCGTACTTCGAGCGGCTGGGCAAGCCGTTCGTCGTGGTGCTGCGCGAGACCCACGCGTTCGACACGATCACCGACCTGACCTCGGCCCCCGTCGTGGTCTGCCACTCGATCGCGAGCCTCGACAACGTCGCCGTCGAGGGCCTGAACGCGGCGTTCTACGTCAACAACGGCATGAAGAACAGCCAGTTCGTCCGGCTGCGGCACCTCACCCACATCCAGCTGCTGCACGGCGACAGCGACAAGCCGCCGAGCTTCAACCCGGTCACCGGGATGTACGACCGGATCTTCGTGGCGGGACAGGCGGGGATCGACCGGTACCGCAAGCACGGCATCCAGATCCCCGAGTCGAAGTTCGACATCGTCGGCCGGCCCCAGGTCGAGACGATCCGCGTCACCGAGCGCAGCGCGGACGACAGCGACCACAAGGTCGTGCTGTACGCGCCGACCTGGCGGGGCTACTCCGAGGACGTCAACTACTGCTCGCTGCCGGTGGGGAAGAAGCTGCTCGGCAAGCTGCTCGAGCGCGACACGACGATCATCCTGCGCGCGCACCCGTTCACGTCCAAGGACCCGGCCTCGGCACGACAGCTCAGCACACTGCAGCAGATGCTCGCCGCCGACGCGCAGAAGACCGGCCGCAAGCACCTGTTCGGCGCGGCCGCGACCACCGAGATCGGCATCGTGGAGTGCTTCAACAGGGCCGACGTGCTCGTGTCCGACGTGTCGAGCGTCGTGTCCGACTTCCTGTTCTCCGAGAAGCCGTTCGCCATCACCGACATGGTCGACGAGCGTGGGGAGTTCACCGACTCGTTCCCCCTGGCGCGGGCCGCGTACGTCCTGCGCCGCAACCTGTCGAACGTCGACGACGTGCTCGACAACCTGCTCAAGACCGACCCGCTCGGGCAGGTCAGGCGGGAGGCGCGGTCTTACTACCTCGGCGACTTCCCGGCCGACACGTACGCCGACGGCTTCATCCGCGGCGCCCGGCGCTATCTCTGA
- the proC gene encoding pyrroline-5-carboxylate reductase, with protein MTDKVAVLGVGKMGEALLSGMLRAGKPVGQLLGTTRGAERADTLRERYGVAMVDNAEAVTSADTLLLAVKPQDMGVLLDTIAPHVSAHQLVVSVAAGIPTAFLESRLPAGTPCVRVMSNTPVLVDEAMSAVSAGAHATEEHLRRTEEILQPVGNVMRVPESQQDAVTALSGSGPAYVYYLVEAMTDAGILLGLPRGVAHDLIVQAVRGAAAMLVESGEHPVRLREAVTSPAGTTINAIRELENHGVRAAVLDAIVAARDRSRELASGS; from the coding sequence ATGACAGACAAGGTCGCCGTCCTCGGCGTGGGCAAGATGGGTGAGGCGCTGCTCTCCGGCATGCTGCGCGCGGGCAAGCCGGTCGGTCAGCTGCTCGGCACCACGCGCGGGGCCGAGCGCGCCGACACCCTGCGGGAGCGCTACGGCGTCGCCATGGTCGACAACGCCGAGGCCGTCACGTCCGCCGACACCCTGCTGCTCGCGGTCAAGCCGCAGGACATGGGCGTGCTGCTCGACACCATCGCTCCGCACGTGTCGGCGCACCAGCTGGTGGTGTCCGTCGCCGCGGGCATCCCGACCGCGTTCCTGGAGAGCCGGCTGCCGGCCGGCACCCCCTGCGTCCGCGTCATGTCCAACACCCCGGTGCTGGTCGACGAGGCGATGAGCGCGGTGTCGGCCGGTGCGCACGCCACCGAGGAGCACCTGCGCCGCACCGAGGAGATCCTGCAGCCGGTCGGCAACGTCATGCGCGTGCCCGAGTCGCAGCAGGACGCCGTCACCGCGCTGTCCGGCAGCGGCCCGGCGTACGTCTACTACCTCGTCGAGGCGATGACCGACGCCGGCATCCTGCTCGGCCTGCCCCGCGGGGTGGCGCACGACCTGATCGTCCAGGCCGTCCGCGGCGCCGCCGCGATGCTCGTCGAGTCCGGCGAGCACCCGGTGCGCCTGCGCGAGGCCGTCACCTCGCCCGCGGGCACGACCATCAACGCGATCCGCGAGCTGGAGAACCACGGCGTCCGCGCGGCCGTCCTCGACGCGATCGTCGCCGCCCGCGACCGCTCCCGCGAACTCGCCTCCGGCAGCTGA
- a CDS encoding proline dehydrogenase, producing the protein MLSRVLGQVADSARLKHVVETAPVSRGVVKRFVAGDLEADAVAVTRDITDTGLLVTLDHLGEDTTDLEQASRTAEAYVSVLHRLAAEGLATHAEVSVKLSAVGQALSIVGDGHKIALEHAHRICAAAKDSGTTVTLDMEDHTTTDSTLEILTEVRRDFPWVGVALQSYLRRTEGDCRDLAGAGSRVRLVKGAYAEPDSVAYQRGRDVDRAYVRCLKLLFNGAGYPMVATHDPRLVEIAASLAVQYHRDPSSYEFQMLYGVRPDEQRRLGQRGEQVRVYVPYGVQWYGYLMRRMAERPSNAMVFLRALTTKR; encoded by the coding sequence GTGCTGAGCAGGGTGCTGGGTCAGGTCGCGGATTCGGCGCGGTTGAAGCACGTCGTCGAGACCGCACCGGTGTCGCGCGGGGTCGTCAAGCGGTTCGTCGCGGGCGATCTGGAGGCCGACGCCGTCGCCGTGACCCGCGACATCACGGACACCGGTCTCCTGGTGACGCTCGACCACCTCGGCGAGGACACCACCGACCTCGAGCAGGCGTCGCGCACGGCGGAGGCGTATGTCTCCGTGCTCCACCGGCTCGCCGCGGAGGGGCTCGCGACGCACGCCGAGGTGTCGGTGAAGCTGTCGGCGGTCGGCCAGGCGCTGTCGATCGTCGGCGACGGGCACAAGATCGCGCTCGAGCACGCTCACCGGATCTGCGCCGCGGCGAAGGATTCCGGCACGACGGTCACCCTCGACATGGAGGACCACACCACCACCGACTCCACGCTGGAGATCCTCACCGAGGTACGCCGTGACTTCCCGTGGGTGGGTGTCGCGCTGCAGAGTTACCTGCGCCGCACCGAGGGCGACTGCCGCGACCTCGCCGGCGCGGGGTCGCGCGTGCGGCTGGTGAAGGGGGCGTACGCCGAGCCCGACTCGGTCGCCTACCAGCGCGGCCGCGACGTCGACCGCGCGTACGTGCGGTGCCTCAAGCTGCTGTTCAACGGCGCCGGGTACCCGATGGTGGCCACGCACGACCCGCGGCTCGTCGAGATCGCGGCATCCCTGGCCGTGCAGTACCACCGCGACCCGTCGTCGTACGAGTTCCAGATGCTCTACGGCGTGCGTCCCGACGAGCAGCGGCGCCTCGGCCAGCGCGGCGAGCAGGTGCGCGTCTACGTGCCGTACGGCGTGCAGTGGTACGGCTACCTGATGCGGCGCATGGCGGAGCGACCGTCCAACGCCATGGTGTTCCTGCGCGCCCTCACCACGAAACGCTGA
- the trpS gene encoding tryptophan--tRNA ligase, giving the protein MARKRRIFSGTAPSGRLTLGNLLGAVGRWTVQQYEADCLFSVVDLHAPTVEHDPRQLAVRTREFATTLLAAGLDPEVCTVFVQSHVPEHLGLTWLLECTAYDGELRRMIQYREKAGRQQSVRASLLTYPVLMAADILLYDTTEVPVGDDQRQHVELARDLALRFNHRYGETFVVPETVLPRVAARLSDLQEPERKMSKSDPDEALGAVRLLDPPDVVRRKIARAVTDSEREVRYDPAARPGVSNLLDLLAAFSDDGPEDLATRYATYGELKADVTDAVLDALRPVRERYATLVADPGYVDTALALGAQHATELAAPVLARAQCAFGLMPLPAPPAGR; this is encoded by the coding sequence ATGGCACGCAAGCGCCGCATCTTCAGCGGTACCGCTCCCAGCGGGCGACTCACCCTCGGCAACCTGCTCGGCGCCGTGGGCCGCTGGACAGTGCAGCAGTACGAGGCCGACTGCCTCTTCTCCGTCGTCGACCTGCACGCGCCGACCGTCGAGCACGACCCGCGGCAGCTCGCCGTACGCACCCGCGAGTTCGCCACCACGCTGCTCGCGGCCGGGCTCGACCCGGAGGTCTGCACGGTCTTCGTGCAGAGCCACGTGCCCGAGCACCTCGGCCTCACCTGGCTGCTGGAGTGCACGGCGTACGACGGCGAGCTGCGACGGATGATCCAGTACCGCGAGAAGGCCGGCCGGCAGCAGTCGGTGCGCGCGAGCCTGCTCACGTACCCGGTGCTGATGGCCGCCGACATCCTGCTGTACGACACGACCGAGGTGCCGGTCGGCGACGACCAGCGCCAACACGTCGAGCTCGCCCGCGACCTCGCGCTGCGGTTCAACCACCGGTACGGCGAGACGTTCGTCGTGCCCGAGACCGTCCTGCCACGGGTGGCCGCGAGACTGTCGGACCTGCAGGAGCCGGAACGCAAGATGAGCAAGTCCGACCCGGACGAGGCGCTCGGCGCGGTCCGTCTCCTCGACCCGCCGGACGTCGTACGCAGGAAGATCGCCCGCGCCGTGACCGACAGCGAGCGGGAGGTGCGGTACGACCCGGCTGCGAGGCCGGGCGTGTCCAACCTGCTCGACCTGCTGGCGGCGTTCTCCGACGACGGTCCCGAGGATCTGGCCACCAGGTACGCCACGTACGGCGAGCTGAAGGCCGACGTGACCGACGCCGTGCTCGACGCGCTCCGCCCGGTCCGCGAAAGGTACGCGACGCTCGTCGCCGACCCCGGCTACGTCGACACCGCGCTGGCACTCGGCGCCCAGCACGCCACGGAGCTCGCCGCCCCGGTGCTGGCCAGGGCGCAATGCGCGTTCGGCCTGATGCCGCTCCCGGCGCCGCCGGCCGGGCGCTGA